One Mangifera indica cultivar Alphonso chromosome 4, CATAS_Mindica_2.1, whole genome shotgun sequence genomic region harbors:
- the LOC123213330 gene encoding uncharacterized protein LOC123213330 isoform X2, with amino-acid sequence MVNSKTIDSSIWFDSFANLLSDLEIASLSSDLSPKLVKKLEENRSWLVETVSRFKPPNAKSKEALNSQIVKAGDHQLSIRPELKDEALKASSILHLDEVQSYILVERYREQHNLAFETIVQDSVHAILLQYYVERQCLLKCTRQILMHALHVGTSSKEGSVVRKQALRLISDGLESNLIYVLEGLLFAMHPKEMDIDLFTLWAEETLIEDNLVLDILFLVYYESFCTCKCEKWKKLCSLYKGILSGSCNIGKLTISTEALNSAYDAKIQLLLILMETLDLESLLQMVHDETPFRQGALVFSLTDVLEMDALLATFEVLEMKEAGPLIFAWAVFLCLISSLPGKEEHNALLEIDHVGYVRQAFEAGSLNYFLEILQSDLFEESDGPVAGYRSVLRTFISAFIASYEINLQSEDSTLNLILDILCKIYRGEESLCIQFWDRESFVDGPIRCFLCNLESEFPFRTVELVRFLSSLCEGSWPAQCVYNFLEKSIGVSTLFEITSESLVDGFSQLVETHEPLHIPGVEGLLIPSKTRGHVLKVFGGNTALVRWEYTQSAMLVLLLRLAQELYPDRSEEALFTLDLLSQMVSSDMALCFAIMDIGNSFYVHETGSNRQMQRNMWVVEIICNLIKHLSPNSSSSAVMSMGVNILAKMLKCSPSSVAAAVLRANIFDVASGESIFDNDYNGLPSGWLLSGKLAKMISIDCEQNDNDYPLTISVLDFTMQLVETGLENDFVQALVVFSLQYILVNHEYWKYNVKNVRWKVTLKVLEVLKTCILSTPCSGKWGEIFWSMLLSDSSIHGTLFRIICTTSEALEKLYVIRTLELMEIEGLQLAIVSVLNVLYIMLSKFSKEIPSSLPIFHQALLSSTTSPVTVVAAVASLMSYFRNPAIQIGAARLLSMLMTIDLSQPNLSANACFGLDDKQIAGLRHSAECMLQSVENEDLFVASVYLLTAAAQYQPALLIALFCTKDNADVQPSNGNSVKHPANEASSGLLGSKKSSLVDALLQFVERSDDLINSNPCKLLNVLNFLKALWQGVGQYTNILEWLKGSGKFWKQLANAFSPIAESQSPKLDKMTEKDALSLAYKYQCQSIILEIMAHDLFLKKKLLHVESLVKQATETNGRLESAASAELSKSVNDSDLKDILSSWCQSSVLGSLIKSYTSCAYDNEILFHAKVAVSLLTVLMIEKLATGDAGSLSISLLEKFIIMSKKLTSHSAFTQLLVQYSQHRYSEGKELKTLILSDLYCHLQGELEGRKTSPGPFRELSQYLIESNFWQSYGHKHDGDLFAAAKDVYMFDLDFIRADLGFDIWDYSEWKYSKVIAGTMLHRMQHANMMLLLATSKHFALRALVTVLIVYEDNSLEKGTAIGGKIPDQLISCIEPTCQSFQSTLELLAPTLDTPENILDFLAAQAELLLHLVRSVGKSLPSSVCVLVLKTCSSGLKVLCDLKTTVTGVKITMILLSSLEVTCHNLCLDAVKEKESIEDVAEVSNVTLGLLPILCHCITSAEHCTLSLTTVDLILRSFLAPSTWFPIIQQHLQLQLVIQMLQDKSSFACIPVTLKLFLTLAQIRGGAEMLLNAGFFSSLRVLFADLLDRPASVVKHDKSFLDETDKAEKLQCIWGLGLAVVAAIVHSLGESFSVDIVDNVIPYFFQEKADLISYYLNAPEFPSFYHDKKRPHAQRTRTSLRSLKETENTLMLMCVLAKHWSSWVKAMKEMDSQLRETSIHLLAFISRGTNRLGESSGRTVPFLCPPVLKEELDWCKKPSVISCKNGWFALTPLGSVSKTKSTTMPTTTALVIRDQAAESGDPVSQTYFSDAVSIQIYRIAFLVLKFLCLQAEGAAKRAEEVGFVDLAHFPELPMPEILHGLQDQSVAIVTEICEANKLKQIHPEIHHICLLLLQIMEMALNLELCVLQICGIRPVLGRVEDFSKSVKLLIQATEGHAFLNTSMKSLKQIISIVYPGLL; translated from the exons ATGGTGAACTCTAAGACTATTGATTCTTCAATCTGGTTTGATTCCTTCGCTAACTTACTTTCTGACTTGGAAATTGCTTCTCTCTCCTCTGACCTCTCTCCAAAGCTA GTTAAGAAGTTGGAGGAGAACCGCTCCTGGTTAGTCGAAACAGTGTCGCGTTTCAAGCCACCTAATGCGAAATCAAAGGAGGCTTTGAATTCGCAAATAGTGAAGGCTGGTGATCATCAGCTGTCTATAAGGCCTGAACTGAAAGACGAGGCATTGAAAGCCAGCTCCATTTTA CATTTAGATGAGGTGCAGTCCTACATTCTTGTTGAAAGATATCGGGAGCAGCATAACTTAGCTTTTGAAACTATTGTTCAAGATTCTGTTCATGCG ATATTACTTCAGTATTACGTTGAGCGACAGTGCTTGTTGAAGTGTACAAGGCAGATTCTCATGCATGCGT TACATGTTGGAACTAGCTCAAAAGAAGGGAGTGTTGTCAGGAAGCAGGCACTAAGGTTGATCTCTGATGGATTGGAAAGCAATTTGATTTATGTCCTAGAGGGACTTCTATTTGCTATGCATCCCAAGGAGATG GATATTGACCTTTTCACTTTGTGGGCCGAGGAGACACTTATTGAAGACAATTTGGTTTTGGACATTCTATTCCTTGTTTATTATGAGTCTTTTTGTACTTGTAAGTGTGAAAAGTGGAAGAAGTTGTGCTCACTCTATAAG GGAATCTTATCAGGCTCTTGTAATATTGGAAAGCTGACAATTTCAACTGAAGCACTAAATTCTGCTTATGATGCTAAAATTCAGCTGCTGCTTATCCTTATGGAAACCCTGGACCTGGAAAGTCTTCTTCAAATGGTCCATGATGAAACTCCTTTTAG GCAGGGTGCTTTGGTTTTTTCCTTGACTGATGTGCTAGAGATGGATGCATTATTAGCGACTTTTGAAGTGCTGGAAATGAAAGAAGCAGGTCCACTTATTTTTGCATGGGCAGTATTTCTTTGCCTAATTTCATCACTCCCAGGAAAAGAGGAACATAATGCATTGTTG gagATAGATCATGTTGGCTATGTTCGTCAAGCATTTGAAGCTGGATCACTGAATTATTTTCTGGAAATCCTTCAGAGTGACTTGTTTGAGGAATCTGAT GGACCAGTTGCTGGTTATCGAAGTGTCTTGAGGACCTTCATTTCTGCTTTTATTGCATCTTATGAGATCAATCTTCAG TCAGAGGACAGCACCCTAAATTTGATCCTGGATATTCTCTGCAAAATTTATCGTGGAGAG GAGTCACTTTGTATTCAGTTCTGGGACAGGGAAAGTTTTGTCGATGGTCCTATTCGGTGTTTTCTTTGCAACTTGGAAAGTGAATTCCCCTTCAGGACTGTGGAACTTGTTCGCTTTTTATCATCTCTATGTGAAGGAAGTTGGCCTGCACAATGTGT GTATAACTTTTTAGAAAAATCCATTGGTGTATCTACCTTGTTTGAAATTACTAGTGAGTCCTTGGTAGATGGCTTCTCCCAGCTTGTTGAAACTCATGAACCATTGCACATTCCGGGGGTTGAAGGTTTGCTTATTCCGAGTAAAACTCGAGGACATGTTTTGAAAGTATTTGGTGGCAATACTGCTCTTGTTCGTTGGGAG TATACACAATCTGCTATGCTTGTGTTGCTCCTTCGTTTGGCACAGGAGTTGTATCCAGATAGAAGTGAGGAAGCTCTTTTTACTCTTGATTTGCTTAGTCAAATGGTGTCCTCTGACATG gCTCTATGCTTCGCAATTATGGATATTGGCAACTCATTTTATGTTCATGAAACTGGCTCGAATAGGCAGATGCAAAGGAATATGTG GGTTGTAGAGATAATTTGCAATTTGATTAAGCATCTGTCTCCAAATTCCAGTAGCTCTGCAGTAATGTCCATGGGTGTCAATATCTTAGCAAAGATGTTGAAGTG TTCCCCTTCTTCTGTTGCTGCAGCTGTTTTAAGGGCAAACATATTTGATGTGGCATCAGGGGAGAGTATATTCGATAATGACTATAATGGTTTGCCAAG TGGGTGGTTGCTTTCTGGGAAACTAGCAAAGATGATTTCGATTGATTGTGAGCAGAATGATAACGATTACCCTTTAACCATATCAG TGTTGGACTTTACCATGCAGCTTGTAGAGACAGGTCTGGAGAATGATTTTGTCCAGGCTTTAGTTGTTTTCTCACTGCAGTATATTCTAGTGAATCATGAGTATTGGAAATACAACGTGAAGAATGTCCGCTGGAAAGTAACATTGAAG GTTCTTGAAGTGTTGAAAACATGCATCTTGTCAACTCCATGCTCTGGAAAATGGGGTGAGATATTCTGGAGTATGCTACTTTCTGACTCTTCTATCCACGGTACACTATTTCGAATTATTTGTACAACTTCAGAAGCCTTGGAG AAACTATATGTCATCCGCACCTTAGAACTGATGGAAATTGAAGGATTACAACTTGCTATAGTTTCtgttttgaatgttttgtaTATCATGCTCTCAAAGTTCTCAAAG GAAATTCCTTCCAGCCTTCCCATCTTTCACCAAGCTTTGCTGTCATCTACAACCTCACCAGTTACTGTTGTCGCAGCTGTTGCATCCTTGATGTCATATTTTCGCAATCCT GCTATACAGATTGGCGCTGCCAGACTACTTTCCATGTTGATGACTATAGATCTTTCCCAACCAAATTTGTCTGCCAATGCATGCTTTGGTTTAGATGACAAGCAG ATTGCAGGTTTAAGGCATTCTGCTGAGTGCATGCTACAGTCTGTAGAAAATGAAGATCTATTTGTTGCTTCGGTATATCTGCTCACTGCTGCAGCACAATATCAG CCTGCTTTACTTATTGCTTTATTTTGTACAAAAGATAATGCTGATGTCCAACCAAGTAATGGCAACAGTGTGAAGCATCCAGCAAATGAAGCATCCTCGGGGCTTTTAGGGTCCAAAAAGTCAAGTCTGGTTGATGCACTTCTGCAATTTGTTGAAAGATCTGATGATCTTATCAATAG TAATCCTTGCAAATTGCTGAATGTTCTTAACTTCCTGAAGGCGTTATGGCAAGGGGTTGGTCAGTACACAAACATTTTGGAGTGGTTAAAAGGTTCTGGAAAGTTCTGGAAACAACTGGCCAACGCATTTTCTCCAATCGCTGAATCGCAATCTCCTAAACTTGATAAAATGACAGAAAAGGACGCTTTGAGTTTGGCATATAAATATCAATGCCAATCTATTATTTTGGAAATAATGGCACATGATTTGTTCCTGAAGAAAAAGCTGTTACATGTTGAGTCACTTGTAAAACAAGCTACTGAAACAAACGGGAGGTTAGAAAGTGCAGCAAGTGCTGAACTGTCTAAATCTGTGAATGATAGTGATCTTAAGGATATCTTGTCAAGTTGGTGTCAGAGCTCTGTTTTGGGTAGCTTGATAAAGTCTTATACTTCTTGTGCATATGATAATGAGATACTTTTTCATGCAAAG GTTGCTGTGAGTTTACTCACTGTGCTTATGATAGAAAAATTAGCAACTGGTGATGCCGGAAGTTTGTCTATTTCATTACTTGAGAAGTTCATCATTATGTCTAAAAAG CTGACAAGTCATAGTGCTTTTACTCAATTGCTGGTGCAATACTCCCAGCACCGTTACAG TGAAGGAAAAGAATTAAAGACTTTGATACTCAGTGATCTTTACTGTCATTTGCAAGGAGAGCTTGAAGGCCGTAAAACAAGTCCAGGACCGTTCAGAGAACTTTCCCAGTATCTGATTGAATCTAACTTCTGGCAATCATATGGGCATAAGCATGATGGTGACCTATTTGCAGCTGCCAAAGATGTGTATATGTTCGATCTTGACTTCATAAGAGCAGATTTGGGTTTTGATATATGGGATTATTCAGAGTGGAAATACTCTAAAGTAATTGCTGGCACAATGTTGCATCGCATGCAACATGCAAATATGATGCTTTTGCTTGCAACTTCAAAGCACTTCGCATTGAGAGCATTAGTAACTGTCTTGATTGTATACGAAGATAAT TCATTGGAGAAAGGAACTGCAATTGGCGGGAAGATCCCTGATCAACTAATTTCGTGCATTGAGCCCACATGCCAAAGTTTCCAGTCCACCTTAGAACTGTTAGCTCCGACTTTGGATACTCCCGAAAATATCCTTGATTTCCTTGCAGCACAAGCTGAATTACTTCTTCATCTTGTTAGGTCTGTAGGGAAAAGCCTGCCTTCATCTGTTTGTGTTCTTGTTTTGAAAACCTGCAGTTCTGGCCTTAAAGTGCTGTGTGACTTGAAGACAACAGTTACTGGGGTAAAAATAACGATGATTCTTCTTTCGTCACTGGAAGTTACTTGCCATAATTTATGTTTAGATGCAGTGAAAGAAAAGGAATCTATTGAAGATGTTGCTGAGGTCTCTAATGTGACTTTGGGGTTATTGCCGATTCTCTGTCATTGCATCACTAGTGCTGAGCACTGTACCCTCTCCCTGACCACGGTGGATTTAATACTTAGAAGTTTTCTAGCACCAAGCACTTGGTTCCCCATCATACAGCAACATCTCCAATTGCAGCTTGTTATTCAGATGCTTCAGGACAAATCATCTTTTGCCTGCATTCCTGTAACgttgaaattgtttttaacatTGGCACAGATCAGAGGAGGTGCTGAGATGCTTCTTAATGCTGGATTTTTCTCATCTCTAAGAGTTTTGTTTGCTGATCTACTGGATAGGCCTGCCTCTGTGGTTAAGCACGATAAGAGTTTTCTAGATGAAACAGACAAAGCTGAAAAGCTTCAATGTATTTGGGGACTTGGCTTGGCTGTGGTTGCAGCTATAGTTCATTCTTTAGGAGAGAGTTTTTCCGTAGATATAGTGGACAATGTGATACCTTACTTCTTTCAAGAGAAAGCAGATTTGATTTCTTATTATCTCAATGCTCCAGAGTTTCCCTCATTCTATCATGACAAGAAACGACCTCATGCACAAAGGACACGAACTTCTCTGAGATCTCTTAAAGAAACAGAGAATACTCTCATGCTGATGTGTGTGCTCGCTAAACATTGGAGTTCATGGGTTAAGGCCATGAAAGAAATGGATTCACAACTAAGGGAGACAAGTATCCATCTTTTAGCCTTTATTAGCCGAGGAACTAATCGTCTTGGAGAATCTTCTGGGAGGACTGTTCCCTTCTTATGCCCTCCTGTTCTTAAAGAAGAGTTAGATTGGTGCAAGAAACCATCAGTTATCAGCTGCAAAAATGGATGGTTTGCTCTTACACCTCTTGGTTCTGTTTCAAAGACTAAGTCCACTACAATGCCAACCACAACTGCTTTGGTCATCAGGGATCAAGCAGCTGAAAGCGGTGATCCTGTATCTCAAACATACTTCTCAGATGCTGTCTCTATTCAGATTTATAGAATTGCATTTCttgttttgaaatttctttGTTTACAAGCTGAGGGAGCTGCTAAAAGGGCAGAGGAGGTGGGTTTTGTTGATCTTGCTCACTTTCCCGAGCTTCCGATGCCTGAAATTTTGCATGGCTTACAG GATCAGTCAGTTGCTATTGTCACTGAAATTTGTGAGGCAAACAAATTGAAGCAGATTCATCCTGAAATTCATCACATCTGTCTTTTACTGCTTCAAATAATGGAAATGGCCTTGAACTTGGAACTCTGTGTTCTACAGATTTGTGGGATAAGGCCAGTCTTAGGACGCGTGGAGGACTTCTCAAAGTCAGTCAAATTATTGATACAAG CGACGGAAGGGCATGCTTTCCTTAACACATCAATGAAGTCGTTGAAGCAGATAATATCAATTGTCTACCCTGGATTGCTGTAA